A genome region from Musa acuminata AAA Group cultivar baxijiao chromosome BXJ3-5, Cavendish_Baxijiao_AAA, whole genome shotgun sequence includes the following:
- the LOC135637989 gene encoding RING-H2 finger protein ATL73-like produces MEEPYLANSSTISPTHSPTTPPRETRGEASLDYDVVVILAAMICALVCALGLNSMLQCVVRCTRAALAEPAGWVTHRRLNAGLKREDVVALPVATYAAAPQQAPVGCAICLSDFSDGEKIRVLPACGHRFHVVCVDTWLLSHCSCPTCRRRLSPHGAEAPLEMAIAP; encoded by the coding sequence ATGGAAGAGCCGTACCTTGCGAACTCCTCCACCATCTCCCCCACCCACAGTCCCACCACCCCACCTCGCGAGACCCGCGGCGAGGCGTCGCTCGACTACGACGTCGTCGTCATCCTGGCGGCCATGATATGCGCGCTGGTGTGCGCGCTGGGCCTCAACTCGATGCTGCAGTGCGTGGTGCGCTGCACCCGCGCCGCCCTCGCCGAGCCCGCCGGCTGGGTCACCCACCGCCGCCTCAACGCCGGGCTGAAGCGCGAGGACGTCGTGGCGCTCCCCGTCGCTACCTACGCCGCCGCGCCGCAGCAGGCCCCCGTCGGCTGCGCCATCTGCCTCTCCGACTTCTCCGACGGGGAGAAGATCCGAGTGCTGCCGGCGTGCGGCCACCGGTTCCACGTCGTGTGCGTCGACACGTGGCTTCTCTCCCACTGCTCCTGCCCCACGTGCCGCCGTCGCCTCTCCCCGCACGGCGCCGAGGCTCCGCTAGAGATGGCCATCGCTCCTTAA